In one window of Nocardia brasiliensis DNA:
- the iolB gene encoding 5-deoxy-glucuronate isomerase, with product MTLHRPAGTLGAGNDPVSLAPEDAGWNYTGLRVIALAAGQTRTVRTGEFEAFVLPLAGSCTVRVDGMSFELAGRDSVFTRVTDFAYVPRDAEVELRAERALEVALPMARCTNRLTPKYGPAEQVPVDVRGAGRATRQVTNFGVPGVWDHADKLNACELITPDGNWSSYPPHKHDEASDCEVVNEEIYYFRIAGPDGVTPSRTGFGMHRTYTADGALDENVAVRDGDVFLVPHGYHGPCIAAPGYPMYYLNVLAGPGPQRSMAFCDDPAHSWVRGSWDGAAPDPRCPVTTHEGRIG from the coding sequence ATGACGCTGCATCGCCCGGCCGGCACCCTGGGCGCGGGCAACGATCCGGTCTCTCTCGCGCCCGAGGACGCGGGATGGAACTACACCGGCCTGCGGGTGATCGCCCTGGCAGCGGGCCAGACCCGGACGGTGCGCACCGGCGAGTTCGAGGCCTTTGTGCTCCCACTCGCCGGGTCGTGCACGGTGCGAGTCGACGGCATGAGTTTCGAATTGGCCGGTAGGGACTCGGTTTTCACCCGGGTGACAGACTTCGCCTACGTGCCGCGGGATGCCGAGGTCGAGCTGCGTGCCGAGCGCGCGCTCGAGGTCGCGCTGCCGATGGCCCGCTGCACGAACCGGCTGACGCCGAAATATGGACCCGCCGAGCAGGTTCCGGTCGACGTTCGCGGCGCGGGCCGAGCCACCCGCCAGGTGACCAACTTCGGCGTGCCGGGGGTGTGGGACCACGCGGACAAGCTGAACGCGTGCGAGCTGATCACCCCGGACGGCAACTGGTCGTCCTATCCGCCGCACAAGCACGACGAGGCGAGCGACTGCGAGGTCGTCAACGAGGAGATCTACTACTTCCGCATCGCAGGACCGGACGGCGTCACCCCCTCGCGAACCGGTTTCGGCATGCACCGCACCTACACCGCCGACGGCGCACTGGACGAGAACGTCGCAGTGCGCGACGGCGACGTCTTCCTGGTGCCGCACGGCTATCACGGTCCGTGCATCGCCGCGCCGGGCTACCCGATGTACTACCTCAACGTGCTCGCGGGTCCAGGACCGCAGCGCTCGATGGCCTTCTGCGACGACCCGGCGCACAGCTGGGTGCGCGGCAGCTGGGACGGCGCGGCACCGGATCCGCGCTGCCCGGTCACCACCCACGAAGGACGGATCGGATGA